Proteins found in one Streptomyces sp. NBC_00461 genomic segment:
- a CDS encoding glycosyl hydrolase, which translates to MISPSLQQLFEDPPREFGPTPLWWWSGARVTRERLTWQMRRFADGGIHNLVVINLAPAGPGFGAPADEPAWFGEEWWERLTDACKVGRELGTRLWFYDQIGFSGANVQGGVTRRRPEAAGLALRTRRATVAKGAVHLRSSETLVGAYAADGRRMPDTDTDTDPDVDIGTGTRTQRIAAAEGSVIQLVTAVPTAFDYLDPSAVGLLMDAVHHEFDRRVPEYLGNVVAGSFQDELPGTNSFSRRFPEEFRARRGYDLLDHLPALFEETAGLFEERARAAKIRADYYAVRAELTEEALFKPLAVWHDDRGMLVGCDQSHPARSGHPAQSTQIYTDYFRTHRWYGAAGSDHHGDSKVHSSMAHLYGHERVWIEAFHSSGWGGTLEDTYDWLLPFLRSGANLYNPHASYFGTAGGWFEWAPPSTDWRQPYWQQYPAFSRAVARICSLMSWGTYSADVAVLHPTATMQALIPLDAPIKHFGDGLLGDGHTDVDETQEHYLDLCGTNNWLRPRIGALDRHRVSFDVIDDASVQRATAADGALRVGGLAYAAVLLPSASVLEEDTARRLAELLDAGGRVVVVGRPPEVAAGLAGDDTVVAALRAHRRLERVSGAEAAAAALAGTAGHATGDVPLLVRRNGDAAIALVTGAFPDARRHPPRGNHDIDPARYAPTRSVTVRAPVAEAEVWNPATGARRPAPVTLSAGVSTIEVQLEGAPAVLVVWREGTPTAPEPTPTPRPARTVDVSAGWEGRLVPTMNNTWGDLALPAGSSVDVPQIWTVRWTETDSTDVRWEEIRATYGNRARVLPPMPAAKAPDALDPASVARVLAGELPLVPWDESWAVALFSSSRGILDPDGLLGNKGLVTEEFVRVPVPGPHTVARVRTIVETDHRGPADLHVGAAAAKRVWWNGERQETGGGYLVSARVQVEQHRNVLEYELSDAEDRPSLISAKAHAPLGSYFCLSHPDGFAGRPRFMCLPEGVRPDGGVTYRGRLCAADDGARAVLVVGAAVGVTVLLDGAVVARQEKVEYYESDWGAVPMFFRHELLLGAGDHVLDVVADSARARDAVLVDFVARSGSDATALVSGAGWEAETGEWRGRTVEHEGRWGELQHCHAAVRPHPLPDTEWLTGPPVLGTPVLPLRSTDDVRERAQHFRFTAPSGTVALDLPLELPARVRVADEAERPLDGQTLTLHQPLVDATEFEVVTAPTALLRGGSAWRGPVRVHTVPAPIELGEWGALGLGSWSGGVMYSRDVDVPDWPDPVLDLGRVRGSVAVRVDGEPVGEAFCAPYRFALRGAAGRTVRIDVTVHNTLAPYLAEATPTAWAFPSQLASGLLGPVTLLSRGSAGGK; encoded by the coding sequence GTGATCTCGCCGTCCCTGCAGCAGCTGTTCGAGGATCCGCCCCGGGAATTCGGCCCCACGCCGCTGTGGTGGTGGTCGGGTGCGAGGGTCACCCGCGAGCGTCTCACCTGGCAGATGCGCAGGTTCGCCGATGGCGGCATCCACAATCTCGTGGTGATCAACCTGGCGCCGGCAGGGCCGGGTTTCGGCGCCCCGGCCGACGAACCGGCGTGGTTCGGCGAGGAGTGGTGGGAACGCCTCACCGACGCGTGCAAGGTCGGCCGTGAGCTGGGCACGCGCCTGTGGTTCTACGACCAGATCGGGTTCTCCGGCGCCAACGTCCAGGGCGGCGTCACGCGTCGGCGGCCCGAGGCGGCCGGCCTCGCCCTGCGCACCCGCCGGGCGACGGTCGCCAAGGGCGCCGTCCATCTGCGGAGTTCGGAGACCCTGGTGGGCGCGTACGCCGCGGACGGCCGCCGCATGCCCGACACCGACACCGACACCGACCCCGACGTCGATATCGGCACCGGCACCCGTACTCAGCGGATCGCGGCCGCGGAGGGCAGCGTGATCCAGCTCGTCACCGCCGTCCCCACGGCCTTCGACTACCTGGACCCGTCGGCCGTCGGCCTGCTGATGGACGCCGTCCACCACGAGTTCGACCGCCGGGTCCCCGAGTACCTGGGCAACGTCGTCGCCGGCAGCTTCCAGGACGAACTGCCCGGCACCAACTCCTTCAGCCGTCGCTTCCCCGAGGAGTTCCGCGCACGCCGCGGCTACGACCTGCTCGACCATCTGCCGGCCCTCTTCGAGGAGACGGCAGGCCTCTTCGAAGAGAGGGCGCGGGCGGCGAAGATCCGCGCCGACTATTACGCGGTCCGCGCCGAACTCACCGAAGAGGCCCTGTTCAAACCCCTGGCCGTCTGGCACGACGACCGCGGCATGCTCGTCGGCTGCGACCAGAGCCACCCCGCGCGCTCCGGCCACCCCGCCCAGTCCACGCAGATCTACACGGACTACTTCCGCACACACCGCTGGTACGGCGCCGCCGGCAGTGACCACCACGGGGATTCCAAGGTCCACTCCTCCATGGCGCACCTCTACGGGCACGAGCGCGTCTGGATCGAGGCGTTCCACTCCTCCGGCTGGGGCGGCACCCTGGAGGACACCTACGACTGGCTCCTGCCGTTCCTGCGCAGCGGCGCCAACCTGTACAACCCGCACGCCAGTTACTTCGGCACCGCGGGCGGCTGGTTCGAGTGGGCGCCGCCGTCCACCGACTGGCGCCAGCCCTACTGGCAGCAGTACCCCGCGTTCTCGCGGGCCGTCGCCCGGATCTGCTCCCTCATGTCCTGGGGCACCTACAGCGCCGACGTGGCGGTCCTGCACCCCACCGCCACCATGCAGGCCCTCATCCCGCTGGACGCGCCGATCAAGCACTTCGGCGACGGCCTCCTCGGCGACGGGCACACCGACGTGGACGAGACGCAGGAGCACTACCTGGACCTGTGCGGCACCAACAACTGGCTGCGGCCCCGCATCGGTGCCCTGGACCGGCACCGCGTCTCCTTCGACGTCATCGACGACGCCTCCGTGCAGCGGGCCACGGCCGCCGACGGCGCCCTGCGCGTCGGAGGCCTGGCCTACGCCGCGGTCCTGCTGCCCTCCGCGAGCGTCCTGGAGGAGGACACGGCGCGCCGGCTCGCCGAACTGCTCGACGCCGGCGGCCGGGTGGTGGTCGTGGGCCGTCCGCCCGAGGTCGCGGCGGGCCTCGCCGGTGACGACACCGTCGTAGCGGCGCTGAGGGCTCATCGGAGGCTGGAGCGCGTGAGCGGCGCCGAGGCGGCGGCCGCCGCCTTGGCCGGTACCGCCGGACACGCGACGGGTGACGTCCCGCTCCTCGTCAGGAGGAACGGCGACGCGGCGATCGCCCTGGTGACGGGGGCTTTCCCGGACGCCCGCAGGCATCCGCCCAGGGGCAACCACGACATCGACCCGGCCCGCTACGCCCCTACCAGGTCCGTCACCGTGCGCGCCCCCGTCGCCGAGGCCGAGGTGTGGAACCCGGCGACCGGTGCCCGACGCCCCGCGCCCGTCACCCTCTCCGCCGGCGTCTCGACCATCGAGGTGCAACTGGAGGGCGCCCCAGCCGTACTCGTCGTATGGCGCGAGGGCACCCCCACGGCACCGGAGCCCACGCCGACACCCCGGCCGGCCCGGACCGTCGACGTGTCGGCCGGCTGGGAAGGTCGCCTGGTGCCCACGATGAACAACACCTGGGGAGACCTCGCGCTGCCCGCCGGTTCGTCCGTCGACGTGCCGCAGATCTGGACTGTGCGGTGGACCGAGACCGATTCAACCGACGTGCGCTGGGAGGAGATTCGGGCGACGTACGGCAACCGGGCGCGCGTTCTGCCTCCGATGCCCGCCGCGAAGGCCCCCGACGCGCTGGACCCCGCGTCCGTCGCACGGGTGCTGGCCGGAGAGCTGCCGCTGGTTCCCTGGGACGAGAGCTGGGCCGTGGCGCTGTTCTCGTCGAGCCGCGGAATCCTCGATCCGGACGGCCTGCTGGGCAACAAGGGGCTGGTGACCGAGGAGTTCGTGCGTGTCCCGGTACCGGGCCCCCACACCGTCGCCCGCGTCCGGACGATCGTCGAGACCGACCACCGGGGACCGGCCGATCTGCACGTGGGCGCGGCGGCGGCCAAGCGCGTGTGGTGGAACGGCGAACGGCAGGAAACAGGCGGCGGATATCTGGTGTCCGCCCGCGTGCAGGTGGAACAGCACCGCAACGTCCTGGAGTACGAGCTGTCCGACGCCGAGGACCGTCCGTCGCTGATCTCGGCCAAAGCCCATGCCCCATTGGGCAGTTACTTCTGTCTGTCGCATCCGGACGGGTTCGCGGGGCGTCCCCGGTTCATGTGCCTGCCCGAGGGTGTACGACCGGACGGCGGCGTCACCTACCGCGGGCGCCTGTGTGCCGCGGACGACGGTGCGCGAGCCGTGCTCGTGGTGGGTGCCGCCGTGGGGGTCACCGTGCTGCTCGACGGTGCCGTCGTGGCGAGGCAGGAGAAGGTGGAGTACTACGAGTCCGACTGGGGCGCGGTGCCGATGTTCTTCCGCCACGAACTGCTCCTCGGGGCGGGCGATCACGTGCTCGACGTCGTGGCCGACAGCGCCCGCGCACGCGACGCGGTGCTCGTCGACTTCGTGGCCCGCTCGGGGTCCGACGCGACCGCGCTGGTCAGCGGAGCCGGCTGGGAGGCCGAGACGGGCGAATGGCGCGGACGCACCGTCGAACACGAGGGCAGGTGGGGGGAGTTGCAGCACTGCCATGCCGCGGTACGGCCGCACCCGTTGCCGGACACCGAGTGGCTCACCGGCCCACCCGTGCTCGGCACCCCCGTACTGCCCCTGAGGTCCACCGACGACGTCCGCGAGCGCGCCCAGCACTTCCGCTTCACCGCGCCGTCGGGCACCGTCGCCCTCGATCTCCCGCTGGAGCTGCCCGCGCGGGTCAGAGTCGCGGACGAAGCCGAACGGCCCCTCGACGGGCAGACACTGACGCTGCATCAACCACTCGTGGACGCGACGGAGTTCGAGGTCGTCACCGCACCAACGGCCCTGCTGCGGGGCGGCTCGGCCTGGCGCGGGCCGGTGCGTGTCCATACCGTGCCGGCGCCGATCGAGCTGGGGGAGTGGGGGGCGCTGGGACTGGGCAGCTGGAGCGGCGGCGTCATGTACTCGCGGGACGTGGACGTGCCTGACTGGCCGGACCCGGTGCTCGATCTGGGGCGGGTGCGCGGCAGTGTCGCGGTCCGCGTCGACGGCGAACCCGTAGGCGAGGCGTTCTGCGCTCCGTACCGCTTCGCGCTGCGAGGGGCCGCCGGGCGCACCGTACGGATCGACGTGACCGTCCACAACACGCTGGCCCCGTATCTCGCCGAAGCCACTCCGACCGCCTGGGCGTTCCCGTCCCAGCTCGCCTCGGGCCTGCTGGGACCGGTGACGCTGCTCAGCCGGGGCTCAGCCGGCGGAAAGTGA
- a CDS encoding LacI family DNA-binding transcriptional regulator, whose protein sequence is MDVIPVRPARIQDVAAAAGVSVSTVSNVLNRPERVNARTAERVRDAVAALDYVPHPGAAGLRTGHTSSIGLVLPDVTNSFYARIARGAADAAYDHGYALVLCHSGDQPEREQGYFSMLVEQRSVGAVVVPLSADPTRLSRLRERGIPLVLADRAMPAQDGCSVSVDDIAGGRVAVQHLLDCGARDILVVNGERAIRQCADRYQGARQAVRSRREARLGQVVAGEMTVAYGTDIARGLGDLPDGVFCTNDFLAAGLCRGLAERGVKVPEDVQVVGYGDLDIASFVGTTLTTVRQPVEDLGRAAVEMLLDEVEARAEHAHETRVFAPGLVLRDSTLSLSAG, encoded by the coding sequence GCATCCAGGACGTCGCAGCCGCCGCCGGGGTCTCGGTGTCCACGGTGTCGAACGTGCTGAACCGCCCGGAGCGTGTCAACGCCCGCACCGCCGAGCGGGTCCGCGACGCGGTGGCGGCTCTCGACTACGTCCCCCATCCGGGCGCCGCCGGACTGCGCACGGGACACACCTCCTCCATCGGCCTGGTGCTGCCCGACGTGACCAACTCCTTCTACGCGCGCATCGCCCGCGGGGCCGCCGACGCGGCGTACGACCACGGCTATGCGCTGGTGCTCTGCCACAGCGGGGACCAACCGGAGCGTGAGCAGGGCTACTTCAGCATGCTGGTCGAACAGCGGTCCGTCGGCGCCGTGGTCGTCCCGCTCAGCGCCGACCCCACCCGGCTCTCACGGCTGCGCGAGCGGGGCATCCCGCTGGTTCTGGCGGACCGTGCGATGCCGGCCCAGGACGGCTGTTCCGTCTCCGTCGACGACATCGCCGGCGGCCGTGTCGCCGTGCAGCACCTCCTGGACTGCGGGGCGCGCGACATCCTGGTGGTGAACGGGGAGCGCGCGATACGGCAGTGCGCGGACCGGTACCAGGGCGCCCGGCAGGCCGTGCGCAGCCGACGTGAGGCGCGGCTGGGGCAGGTGGTCGCCGGGGAGATGACGGTGGCGTACGGCACGGACATCGCCCGCGGGCTCGGCGATCTGCCCGACGGGGTGTTCTGCACCAACGACTTCCTGGCCGCCGGACTGTGCCGCGGGCTGGCCGAGCGGGGCGTGAAGGTCCCCGAGGACGTACAGGTGGTCGGGTACGGCGACCTCGACATCGCGAGTTTCGTGGGGACGACCCTGACGACGGTCCGGCAGCCCGTCGAGGACCTCGGCAGGGCGGCCGTGGAGATGCTGCTCGACGAGGTGGAGGCCCGCGCCGAACACGCCCATGAGACAAGGGTGTTCGCGCCCGGCCTGGTCCTGCGGGACTCCACCCTGTCACTTTCCGCCGGCTGA